The proteins below come from a single Rhizobium etli CFN 42 genomic window:
- the nirK gene encoding copper-containing nitrite reductase codes for MTNTLQITRRTMLTGAAVAGALTPIIVSSAAQANEEVAALKTAKQVKVDLSRLPREKVELVKPPFVHAHQQKAEGGPKIKEFTLTIQEKKMILDKDGTEINAMTFDGSVPGPLMVVHQDDYVELTLVNPDSNTLQHNIDFHAATGGLGGGALTVVNPGESTVLRFKATKAGVFVYHCAPPGMVPWHVTSGMNGAIMVLPREGLKDGKGKPLVYDKVYYVGEQDFYVPRDETGKFKKYDSPGEAYDETVAAMKTLTPTHIVFNGAVGALTGENAMTAKVGETVLIVHSQANRDTRPHLIGGHGEYVWATGKFLNPPDTDQETWFIPGGTAGAALYTFAQPGIYAYVNHNLIEAFELGAAAHFKVTGEWDDDLMTSVRAPSAS; via the coding sequence ATGACAAATACTCTGCAAATAACCCGGCGCACGATGCTGACGGGTGCTGCTGTTGCCGGAGCGCTGACGCCAATCATCGTATCAAGCGCGGCGCAGGCCAATGAAGAGGTTGCAGCTCTCAAGACTGCCAAACAGGTGAAGGTCGACTTGTCGAGGCTTCCCCGCGAAAAGGTCGAGCTCGTCAAGCCGCCCTTCGTCCATGCTCATCAGCAGAAGGCCGAAGGTGGGCCGAAGATCAAGGAATTCACGCTAACCATCCAGGAAAAGAAGATGATCCTGGACAAGGACGGCACCGAGATCAACGCCATGACCTTCGACGGATCGGTGCCGGGTCCTCTGATGGTGGTGCATCAGGACGACTATGTCGAGCTGACCCTGGTCAACCCCGATAGCAATACGCTTCAGCACAATATCGACTTCCACGCCGCCACGGGCGGGTTGGGCGGCGGCGCATTGACGGTCGTTAATCCGGGCGAGAGCACCGTTCTTCGCTTCAAGGCGACCAAGGCCGGCGTCTTCGTCTATCACTGCGCCCCTCCCGGCATGGTGCCGTGGCACGTCACATCGGGCATGAACGGCGCCATCATGGTCCTGCCGCGTGAAGGTCTGAAGGACGGCAAGGGCAAGCCGCTCGTCTACGACAAGGTCTATTATGTCGGCGAACAGGACTTTTATGTTCCGCGCGACGAAACGGGCAAATTCAAGAAATACGACAGCCCTGGCGAGGCCTACGATGAGACGGTCGCCGCCATGAAGACGCTAACGCCGACCCATATCGTCTTCAACGGCGCGGTCGGAGCCCTAACCGGCGAGAATGCGATGACGGCCAAGGTCGGCGAAACGGTGCTGATCGTTCATTCTCAGGCCAACCGCGACACCCGGCCGCATCTGATCGGCGGGCATGGCGAATATGTCTGGGCGACCGGCAAATTCCTCAACCCACCGGACACGGATCAGGAAACCTGGTTCATTCCCGGCGGCACGGCGGGTGCGGCCCTTTATACTTTCGCTCAGCCTGGCATCTATGCCTACGTGAACCACAACCTTATCGAGGCCTTCGAGCTGGGGGCGGCGGCCCACTTTAAGGTGACCGGCGAATGGGACGACGATCTCATGACCTCGGTCAGGGCACCGTCGGCAAGCTGA
- a CDS encoding NnrU family protein: MTEFLAAFALFVALHSIPAVPTIRAEIIRRVGRPVYFVGYSAASTLALIWVFSAALALDYIPLWELTPGNAAAAFVLAPFGIFLVIAGLLSANPLSITLNRSPNPGAITKITRHPVLWGFAAWASGHIAANGDLRSLLLFGGFAVFALGAISMTDKRAKRRLGVSWTRLAEHTSIWPFGACFKGEQPRLDVPMLLAGLASAVMVLWLLFAGGHSAMFGADPLASSVDRSQSISQPEP, from the coding sequence TTGACCGAGTTCCTTGCCGCCTTCGCGCTCTTTGTCGCGCTCCATTCCATCCCGGCGGTTCCGACCATTCGTGCGGAAATTATCCGACGCGTCGGTCGCCCGGTCTATTTCGTCGGCTATTCCGCCGCTTCCACCCTTGCGTTGATCTGGGTTTTCTCCGCCGCCCTCGCATTGGACTATATCCCCTTGTGGGAGCTCACGCCCGGCAACGCCGCCGCCGCTTTCGTGCTCGCCCCCTTCGGTATCTTTCTCGTCATCGCCGGACTTTTGAGCGCCAACCCGCTGTCGATCACATTGAATCGGTCGCCGAACCCCGGCGCCATCACGAAGATCACCCGACATCCCGTCCTGTGGGGGTTCGCCGCCTGGGCGAGTGGCCATATCGCCGCCAACGGGGACCTGCGCTCGCTACTCTTGTTCGGCGGATTTGCCGTCTTTGCGCTGGGTGCGATCTCGATGACCGACAAGAGGGCGAAACGACGCCTTGGTGTTAGCTGGACAAGGCTCGCCGAACACACCTCGATCTGGCCGTTCGGCGCCTGTTTCAAAGGAGAGCAGCCGAGGCTCGATGTGCCGATGTTGCTCGCAGGTCTGGCAAGTGCGGTCATGGTTCTGTGGCTGCTGTTTGCCGGTGGACACAGCGCGATGTTCGGCGCCGACCCCCTCGCCTCTTCAGTTGATCGAAGTCAAAGCATCTCTCAGCCAGAGCCTTAG
- a CDS encoding metal-sulfur cluster assembly factor — protein sequence MPAHKISRSAILSALRGIEDPELGTDIVELGLIYAIGILEDGAVRIKMTTTTRFCPASAFIAEAVKARTEAIDGVSATVVEMVYDPAWSPEMMGRLPRE from the coding sequence ATGCCCGCACATAAGATCTCCAGATCGGCAATCCTGTCGGCTTTACGCGGCATCGAGGATCCGGAGCTCGGAACTGATATTGTCGAGCTGGGACTGATCTACGCCATCGGGATTTTGGAGGACGGCGCCGTCAGAATAAAAATGACGACGACGACCCGCTTCTGTCCGGCTTCCGCCTTCATCGCCGAAGCGGTGAAGGCGCGGACCGAGGCGATCGACGGCGTTTCGGCAACCGTCGTCGAGATGGTCTACGATCCGGCCTGGTCGCCGGAGATGATGGGACGCCTGCCGAGGGAATAG
- a CDS encoding SUMF1/EgtB/PvdO family nonheme iron enzyme, with protein MARNAAIEPVSGISITIPLVLLAVLSAAVAVQSGFVATGAPDMSVAPPQTIVIAPHRFAYRDAAEYFRNGLAVDAPRLDMTMASPLEIMKYQTTLRDYDRCVADAICAPAENLGDTSSREVTPVTGVSYDDAIQYAAWLSDHTDTEWRLPTDFELAYAAADRFPDDALGIDPNDRNPANRWLADYEREARRAAAIDPRPQPQGSFGISQTGLVDFAGNVWEWTSTCNKRVELSKKDLSGDPDSRSCGIMIAAGKHRAPMSSFVRIPKGGGCSVGSPPDNLGFRLVRSRGLLERLTERVEGAMTHMFEPAMSPTAEQDDDES; from the coding sequence ATGGCCCGGAACGCAGCGATCGAACCAGTTTCAGGCATTTCCATCACAATTCCTCTTGTGCTGCTCGCGGTGCTTTCGGCCGCGGTTGCGGTGCAATCGGGATTCGTCGCGACGGGCGCTCCTGACATGAGCGTCGCGCCGCCTCAGACAATCGTCATTGCGCCGCACCGTTTCGCTTATCGCGACGCCGCCGAATATTTTCGCAATGGGCTGGCCGTCGACGCGCCCAGGCTCGACATGACCATGGCTTCGCCGCTCGAAATCATGAAGTACCAGACCACGCTTCGCGATTATGATCGCTGCGTGGCAGACGCCATTTGCGCACCGGCCGAGAACCTGGGCGACACCTCGTCGCGGGAAGTGACACCGGTGACCGGCGTCAGTTATGACGACGCGATCCAATATGCGGCCTGGCTGTCGGATCATACCGATACCGAATGGCGATTGCCGACCGATTTCGAGCTGGCCTATGCCGCCGCCGACCGCTTTCCCGACGACGCTCTCGGCATAGATCCCAATGATCGCAATCCCGCAAACCGCTGGCTCGCCGATTACGAGCGTGAAGCCCGCAGGGCAGCCGCCATCGACCCCCGGCCGCAGCCGCAGGGCTCGTTCGGGATCAGCCAGACCGGTCTGGTGGATTTTGCCGGAAATGTCTGGGAGTGGACGTCGACCTGCAACAAGCGGGTCGAACTCAGCAAGAAGGACCTCAGCGGTGACCCTGACTCCAGGAGCTGCGGGATCATGATCGCAGCCGGCAAGCACCGGGCCCCGATGAGCAGTTTCGTTCGAATTCCCAAGGGCGGCGGCTGCTCCGTCGGCAGTCCACCCGACAATCTCGGCTTTCGGCTCGTACGCAGCAGAGGGTTGCTTGAAAGGCTGACAGAGCGGGTAGAAGGCGCAATGACCCATATGTTCGAACCGGCGATGAGCCCCACGGCAGAACAGGATGACGATGAAAGTTGA
- a CDS encoding Crp/Fnr family transcriptional regulator yields the protein MKVDRTVLKALPLFERMTDTDLDAMLQHAAPRRVAQGDAVFEQGALAKSFFLLLHGRLKVTQVTPDGQQIIVRMVHPGDLFGFAMALRREDYPGTAVAAAESLVIGWPTDMWPRFVEQNPRLAVTAMQTIGQRLEEAHTRIREMSTEEVEKRVAHAVLRLSKQAGRPVGSGIRIDFPISRQDIAEMTGTTLHTVSRILSAWEAKGMVEGGRQKLTVTDPQKLLNLADGKRD from the coding sequence ATGAAAGTTGACCGGACGGTTTTGAAAGCGCTGCCGCTCTTTGAACGGATGACGGATACGGATCTCGACGCGATGCTGCAGCATGCCGCACCGCGCCGCGTCGCGCAGGGTGACGCGGTTTTCGAGCAGGGTGCCCTCGCAAAGTCGTTTTTCCTGCTCCTTCACGGCCGTCTCAAGGTGACGCAGGTGACGCCGGACGGACAGCAGATCATCGTGCGGATGGTCCACCCGGGCGATTTGTTCGGCTTCGCGATGGCGTTGCGCAGGGAAGACTATCCCGGGACGGCTGTAGCGGCGGCCGAGAGCCTGGTCATCGGTTGGCCGACGGATATGTGGCCGCGCTTTGTCGAGCAGAATCCCCGCCTGGCCGTAACAGCGATGCAGACGATCGGCCAGCGGCTGGAGGAAGCGCATACGCGTATTCGCGAGATGTCGACCGAGGAGGTGGAAAAGCGGGTGGCGCACGCCGTCCTCAGGCTGTCGAAACAGGCGGGGCGGCCGGTCGGAAGCGGCATTCGCATCGATTTCCCGATATCGCGTCAGGATATTGCCGAAATGACCGGAACGACGCTGCACACCGTGTCGAGAATTCTGAGCGCCTGGGAGGCGAAGGGCATGGTCGAAGGCGGCCGCCAGAAGCTGACGGTCACCGATCCTCAGAAACTTCTCAATCTTGCCGACGGCAAGCGGGATTGA
- a CDS encoding DUF2249 domain-containing protein yields the protein MTDTQNVQGETPHIDVRVLSPVERHPRIFGTLHALAPGDSLLITSDHEPRPLHYQLETGFPGKFSWDYLEQGPDIWRVQITRQDAGCDCCCGSH from the coding sequence ATGACTGATACGCAAAACGTTCAGGGCGAAACTCCCCATATCGATGTCCGCGTGCTGTCGCCGGTCGAGCGGCATCCCCGGATCTTCGGCACGCTCCATGCGCTGGCCCCTGGCGACAGCTTGCTGATCACCAGCGATCACGAGCCTCGGCCTCTGCATTATCAGCTTGAAACCGGATTTCCGGGCAAGTTCTCCTGGGATTATCTGGAGCAAGGCCCTGATATCTGGCGGGTGCAGATCACCCGGCAGGATGCCGGCTGCGACTGCTGCTGCGGTAGCCACTAA
- a CDS encoding DUF2249 domain-containing protein, whose translation MVQLRELDVRNILRDGGMPFQLIMDTFASLDPDEGVRLHAIFEPVPLIRQLEQRGYSHLSKRLADDDWEIDFVPREKPGSEPVTATAAAEAIWPEPSWNLDLTDLAPPEPMERILSRLESMKSGEVLFALLNREPLFLFNELKVRGHEWIGDFDASGKIYRIMIRATPANGSDART comes from the coding sequence ATGGTTCAGCTCCGCGAACTCGACGTAAGAAACATCCTGCGCGACGGCGGCATGCCGTTTCAGCTCATCATGGATACCTTCGCCAGTCTCGACCCCGATGAGGGCGTGCGGCTTCACGCCATATTCGAACCCGTCCCGCTGATCCGCCAGCTGGAGCAGCGCGGCTATTCGCATCTCAGCAAGCGCCTTGCCGATGACGACTGGGAAATCGATTTCGTCCCTCGTGAGAAGCCCGGCAGCGAACCGGTCACGGCAACCGCAGCGGCGGAGGCGATCTGGCCGGAGCCGAGCTGGAACCTCGATCTGACCGATCTCGCGCCGCCGGAGCCGATGGAACGCATCCTTTCGCGGCTGGAATCGATGAAAAGCGGTGAGGTGCTGTTTGCGCTGCTGAACCGCGAGCCGCTGTTTCTGTTCAATGAGCTGAAGGTGCGCGGCCATGAATGGATCGGGGATTTCGACGCCAGCGGCAAGATCTACAGGATCATGATCAGAGCAACGCCCGCGAATGGTTCCGATGCCCGCACATAA
- a CDS encoding NnrS family protein yields the protein MQITKDAETRTPRGMSRSGLALFSYGFRPFFLAAALWAIVSIGLWAAFLNYGVPVASDYGALYWHAHEMLFGFAPAVLAGFLLTAVPNWTGRLPISGPPLAALFAMWGAGRIAMLASDGIGMTAATAIDSLFLPLMLALCAREVVAGRKWKDLKVVAGLAVLSVANLCFHIQVIGGGNPELSIRLGLGAYVLLITIVGGRILPSFTRNWINQRGRTDFPVPYNHFDTATIIAGAMSLASWAIRPDSIATGFLAAAAAAMNAIRLARWRGWVTWGEPILFVLHAAYGFVPLGFAAIAFGPIGLSQVAVLHIFAIGAMSMMMLAVMTRASRGHTGRQLKSSRVTNASYLVLAAVAVLRPLAELLPAATTEILLLSAVGWAVAFGLFALEHAPALCRDRKPLVARKS from the coding sequence ATGCAGATTACCAAGGACGCGGAGACCAGAACGCCGCGAGGGATGAGCCGCTCCGGACTGGCCCTCTTCTCTTACGGCTTTCGCCCCTTCTTTCTGGCGGCGGCATTGTGGGCGATCGTCAGTATCGGCCTCTGGGCAGCATTCCTGAACTACGGGGTCCCCGTGGCAAGCGACTACGGGGCGCTCTACTGGCACGCGCACGAGATGCTCTTCGGCTTCGCCCCTGCGGTTCTCGCCGGGTTCCTTCTCACCGCAGTTCCGAACTGGACCGGCCGCCTTCCCATATCAGGGCCTCCGCTCGCCGCGCTTTTTGCGATGTGGGGCGCCGGCCGGATCGCCATGTTGGCGAGCGACGGCATCGGAATGACGGCCGCCACCGCCATCGACAGCCTGTTCCTGCCGCTCATGCTCGCCTTATGCGCGCGGGAAGTGGTGGCGGGAAGGAAATGGAAGGATCTCAAGGTCGTCGCCGGCCTCGCCGTCCTGTCGGTCGCCAATTTATGCTTTCATATCCAGGTGATCGGAGGCGGAAATCCGGAGCTTTCCATTCGTCTCGGGCTCGGCGCCTACGTCCTGCTCATCACGATCGTCGGAGGGCGCATCCTGCCGAGTTTCACCCGAAACTGGATCAATCAGCGCGGCCGCACCGATTTCCCAGTCCCCTATAACCACTTCGATACCGCAACCATCATCGCCGGCGCCATGTCTCTCGCCAGCTGGGCGATCCGGCCCGACTCCATCGCAACTGGGTTCTTGGCGGCGGCCGCAGCTGCGATGAACGCAATCCGGCTCGCCCGCTGGCGGGGCTGGGTGACCTGGGGTGAACCGATCCTTTTCGTGCTGCACGCCGCCTATGGTTTCGTTCCTTTGGGATTTGCCGCGATCGCTTTCGGACCGATCGGGCTTTCCCAGGTCGCCGTTCTTCATATCTTCGCGATCGGCGCCATGTCGATGATGATGCTGGCGGTCATGACCCGGGCAAGCCGCGGCCATACGGGGCGGCAGCTCAAATCGAGCCGCGTGACCAACGCATCCTATCTCGTGCTTGCTGCCGTTGCTGTCCTGCGGCCCCTGGCGGAATTACTGCCTGCCGCCACCACGGAGATATTGTTGCTGTCTGCAGTCGGCTGGGCGGTGGCGTTCGGCCTGTTTGCGCTCGAACATGCCCCGGCGCTGTGCCGCGACCGGAAACCTCTCGTCGCGAGAAAGTCATGA